A window of Formosa sp. Hel1_31_208 contains these coding sequences:
- a CDS encoding polysaccharide biosynthesis/export family protein has product MNRLLVLTGVLLCALVTSCIPQKDIVYLQNKNTALDSTQTMVEQPKLYRAQVNDILNIRIKVLDQENVTIFNPVGEGNLNASSAERAYFDGFTIDVHGNIRVPTLGTLNVLGYTMEEIERQITNMLLEDQFKETANIFVTVKLAGLRYTATGEVGSPGTQTLFQERVNIFEALANVGDMPVTGNRKEVQIIRQYPQGQKIHTVDLTDIEVMKSPYYYIQPNDIIYVKPLKQKSIGTGVTLVQTLGTIATVLSLITTTIVLVTRL; this is encoded by the coding sequence ATGAATAGATTATTAGTGCTTACAGGTGTCTTATTATGTGCGTTAGTTACATCATGTATTCCACAAAAAGACATTGTATATCTTCAAAATAAAAACACAGCATTGGACTCTACGCAAACTATGGTAGAACAACCAAAGCTGTATCGCGCGCAAGTCAATGATATTTTAAATATTCGTATTAAGGTCTTAGACCAGGAAAACGTCACTATTTTTAACCCAGTTGGGGAAGGTAATTTGAACGCTTCCAGTGCTGAGCGCGCTTATTTTGATGGCTTTACGATAGACGTACATGGCAACATACGGGTACCAACTTTAGGCACCTTAAATGTTCTTGGATATACGATGGAAGAGATTGAAAGACAAATTACCAATATGTTATTGGAAGATCAATTTAAGGAAACAGCTAATATTTTTGTTACCGTTAAATTAGCTGGCTTGCGGTATACTGCTACAGGAGAAGTAGGCTCACCGGGCACACAAACCTTATTTCAAGAACGGGTTAATATTTTTGAGGCCTTAGCTAATGTTGGTGACATGCCTGTGACGGGTAACAGAAAAGAAGTGCAGATTATCAGACAATATCCACAAGGCCAAAAAATACATACTGTAGATTTAACCGATATTGAAGTGATGAAATCACCGTATTATTACATACAGCCTAACGATATTATTTATGTGAAACCTCTCAAACAAAAATCAATTGGAACGGGAGTAACTTTAGTTCAAACACTGGGGACGATTGCTACGGTACTCTCCTTGATAACCACTACAATTGTTCTTGTTACTAGACTATAG